From one Lolium rigidum isolate FL_2022 chromosome 4, APGP_CSIRO_Lrig_0.1, whole genome shotgun sequence genomic stretch:
- the LOC124648915 gene encoding protein KRTCAP2 homolog gives MASTGRSMLLSLLLFAVTLSLLEMYRGWFASSELKTIAGGFVSSLLFLLLLTFIGNYQETSGVRTGWGAVVVAELVALIVAGTVHRVCITTCFLFSAGILYEVDKLSGMILARSESKARRY, from the exons ATGGCGAGCACCGGGCGGTCGATGCTGCTGTCGCTGCTGCTGTTCGCGGTCACGCTGTCGCTGCTGGAGATGTACCGGGGCTGGTTCGCCTCGTCGGAGCTCAAGACCATCGCCGGCGGATTCGTCAgctccctcctcttcctcctcctcctcacc TTTATTGGAAATTACCAAGAAACAAGTGGCGTCAGAACTGGGTGGGGTGCAG TtgttgtagcagaacttgttgctcTTATTGTAGCTGGTACTGTCCACCGCGTTTGTATCACAACATG CTTCCTATTCTCTGCGGGGATCCTCTACGAGGTTGACAAGCTCTCCGGGATGATCCTTGCGAGGAGCGAGTCCAAAGCGAGGCGGTACTAA